In the Onychostoma macrolepis isolate SWU-2019 chromosome 08, ASM1243209v1, whole genome shotgun sequence genome, atccacagcactccagtccatcagttaacatctggagaagacaaaagctgaaacacatccagcattcaagtccaagtccataatccataataactcttccttcagtgaaaaagtgcatctgctgttgtgTCTCACATCAAACCCCAGCCACATGTGTTTAGAGCTGTTCtggcttgtaaacgctgcttgatctgcagatttctctcctgattcacaccagaggaagagttattatggattatggactagTATTTTAACTGGAAGCAatggttttaaattaaaaatgtcttgatgatggtttgttaactgatggactggagtggtgtggattattgtgatgtttttataagctgtttggactcttattctgacggcacccattcactgggATGGGTCATTGAGTcagtgttcatttttgggtgacctgTTTCTTTCAATTCAGTCTAAGCATGGCAGCATTGTTCTGTGTTTACGCAGGTCAGTGCGCTCCGCTGCTGTCTCCTGTGGTCGGGACTCTGAAGCTGGTGTCCGGTGATGGGAAGAGTGTGGGCAGCGTGATGAGCCTCCAGTGCCCCTCCAGACACCGAGCGGTCAGCGGCGGTCAGATGTCCTGCGTGTGGAGCAGCAATAAGACACACTGGAGCGGCGGGACACCGGAGTGTAAACGTAAGCCTGACACActcataaatgtgaccctggaccactaAACCAATCATGAGGGTcatgatttatacatcatcgtaaagctgaataaataatctttccagtgatgtatggtttgtcaggattggacaatatttggctgagatacaaaaatctaaatattgagaaaatattttgtaaatttcctgccttaaacatatacaaaaataagttttgatatagttaaggtaggaaatttacaaaatatcttcatctttattatagtttttctcGATGGCTAACACACTATAATTGATTCATTTCGCACAATTTTCCGAATTATTCATACAGTTCTCGAAACAAAGATaggaaacaaaaaacaaaactttaagTTTGAACATATTTCACATGTTTTCACACAtgttccaatttgctcagtgttttctgcaaaactctacacaagaaCGGcttcattttgcacaggtttaaccatgttctcattcagaaaacacaaacacatgataTAATCAACTCAAGCATCACATTTATCTGtgtgtgaacattcagtagcaaaactgatgacacaggTCAGAATCTGAGGATTGGAAAATCCTGGTcgtgggagacaaagaggaaaagaaaaactaaggggatgaggtcaaagtCATTTGCTGCTGATGAAATATGAAGCAGTATAGTTGAGCATGTGCTTGTGCATGGAACGATCATAAGCAAAGCTGCCTGCAGGATCATCTACAGGGTTTCACATGACTTACACTTTACAATTACACTACATAATAGcagatgagagaactttcacTGTTCTTTGTACTGTAACCACTGTAGCACACGCTCTCAAACTCATAACAGCTGAATTCATTTGAATTCAAGTACTTttttgtgcagaactgagagcCGACGGTCTCTAGGGGAAGCAGAGAAAGTAGTtctggaagtttgaagtttgcacaagttggtgtatagttttgagattgtgtttatagttgtgagaaaatggtgaattgtttcatgaattgtgtgttagcaatccagaaaaactgtaatatcctaatgatttttggcatgaaagaaaaatggataattttgacccatacaatgcttatgactgcttttgtgctccagggacacGTATGTGATGCGTTAGAGTTGTGAACACATTTGTGAACAATTCAAAACTGAATCTTGACTTTATCAGCAGAGACAGGCCAATATCTCGACATTTGTTAAAGAATCATTCATACAGATTGTTGGACAAAAATATGAAACTAttcttattttataataatataaaggaTGTAATAAAAGATTTGCATTAAGACTTGAAAAGGGCTTGTCATTGAAGCACAGTATAACTTGATGGTTACCGCATATTAGGATTCAGAACTGCTCCGAGTGTCTCTTGGAAGTTCCCTCAGTCATGGAAAACATGATAAAATCGGAAAgcagtctcttctgttcaccaagacTTTGATTAAGCATCTGTTACTGTCATGCTCTCACTGTGTGTTTGCTCTCTGTGTTTGTGCAGCTTTGTCTCGGTTCGAGGATGAGGGCTTTCGTTTAGCTATTCTGGTGTCCTTCATCAGCTTAGCCATCATTCTCGTCATGAGCATCATCTTCATCACTTCCTGCCTGGTGAGACACGTGAAACGCGAGGAGAGGAGAAAGATGGAGAGGTGAGAGACGGATTGAGAATAGACAGAGCTCTCTAAACCCGGTGCATCATCCACCGCCGACAGCTTTAAAATCCTTCCAGCGCTATTTAACCCTGAGCCGTGTCATGTCTTCATTCCCTTGTGAAAAGAGTGTGCTTCATTGTattaaatgtgcacttgtagtgtgcTTCAAATCAGAAAAGTATATTCTTAAAGATAATGTAATAttcatgaaataaaaggccatgTAAGTGTTTTATAGggacactttcatgactgtttcttaacaTACTTTAAGTGCAATTTCTAAAAGTGTATTTATGTCAAATTAAGTTTCACTTTACAGTACATTATAAATCACTGCTTTAATAATCTTgtgtcatgctttaaagaagcGCACTTATTCTGATGTTAATTGCTTGATAATAATtgtaactgtagtgtgttatctaatattacatttaaagttaatatatttgaaatgtactaaattgcaacttcatcattacaaatgtctaattacaaatatattgaaatacttATTGGTCAAAATATTCTCTTAAATTTGtataattgcattaaatattaatttaaactgtaacatgtttttgtttaattgaaacttttgtatgtattttattttacagtaatggTAATCAACAACATGCACACACTATAAGGTTAGGGTTTAGCTTAATTGCTTATAATTATccataatttactgttattgcTATAGTAAGGGCATGCAAAATGTGTAATGAAGACACTCTAAAATTAAGTGTTACCTAATTAACATGCAATCAAGTGTCCAAAAAATACGCTAAAGTATACTTTATACACTTGTCTGCTGAAATTGTACAATaggtttgtgtgagaaacaggcccatatttcacattatttcaTATTACACTCTCTCCAAAACCCCACGTTCAAATGTTGTCAGCAAAGCTAAGTGACAGGAAAGCAGCCAGAGACTCGCCGTGCCTTCAAAACAATCCAGCTGAGGTGCCTAGACCAAAAAAGAAGGTCTGCACACTCTCAAACATCAAAAGAATCACAAGCGAGATGAAAGCATATAGAGCAATTTACTGGATAAAAACAAGGCAAACGTTGCGGTCACATGTTGACCTTTTTCAATGCCAAGCTGACAACAAGCAAACCTGAGTGGACATGATTCAGAATGTGATTTGAGAAGAGCTCACGTCAGTCGTCTTATGAGGAAAGAAAGGCAGATGTGAAGGAAGTCAGTTAAAGCCACCACTGACGCGGATGACTGTAATGAGTGTGTCTCGTGTGATGTGTAGGGCAAGAAAAACGGGAGCGTCAGAGCTTTGGCAACAAATAGATGTTGAGGGTGCGGAGCTGCAGAGAGAGGTGTTACACAGCCAGAAAACCACaaaccacaacaacaacaacaacaacagcagcagaggAGAGAGACCACACACAGACAAGCACGTCTACGGCCACGGAGACCTCCTCACTGCCTGCAGGTACTGTCCAAACACGCTTCAAAATAGACCAGCACACATCTGCACAAACACGCAATATGCTGTCATCACAAACATAAAAGCAagagttcaccccaaaaatgaaaatgcagtcactctcaggccatgcaaaatgtagatgagtttgtttcgtCATGAGATTTAGCAtttcagcaatggatgctctgcagtgaatgggtgccgtcagaatgagagtccaaacagctgataaaaacatcacaataatccacagcactccagtccatcagttaacatctggaaaagacaaaagctgaaacacatccagcattaactAAAATACCatcgagtccataatccataataatgcttcctccagtgaaagacatttggactctcattctgacggcacccattcactgctgagacactgatgcaatgacacatttctacaaatctgatgaagaaacaaagtttcttttttttttttcacgaaACCGTTCCTTTAAAATACACTTATTGTATTAAATCCCTGACCCGAGATTTAACAGTCTGAAACATTTGTCAAGCCAGCATCAAAGTTTGTCCTGACAAGCTTTCCTTTTGTACCGTTCATGCATAAAGATGTTAAAGAGCATCACGCTGGCATGCACTCATTGTGATGATACAGTATGTGTTTTTCACAGGTGTCTTCAGCAAGGGAAGCCCTGTCCTCCGAGCATCCGTCCGTCCCAGTTCTCTCTGATACTCAGTCCACCCACTGACTaccttataaacacacacatgggCCCCGTCGAGGCCCACGGTGTGTTCCCTGTCCCCCGTGGCGCTGCAGGGGACAGACACTTCTGCAGGCCACTTCATGACCCGCTCTGGAACAGACCGCACCTGTACAGCCCACATCCACCGCCTGTCCAGATGATGTCTATATGAGGATGTGCTGAAGACCGTGGATAATAATGAGGCTGGGACTAGTCATGAGACAAGACCTCAACTGAGAACTGGAACTTCTTTCACgtgttgttttattgttatgttttttgGATGATGTGTATTGAATTTTCTTTGCACTTAACATGCTATTGCACTCGATACTGGCCAAACATCAGCAACAATAGATGTTTTAAATAGCTGCATAGTAAATTTTTATAACATGACTACTTGACCTGCAACATTACTGGATGTTTACATACAGTATGCCTCATTCCCTTGACATTAAGAATGTAGAGTTTGCAGGAAAACAATCCAAAGgcactccagacagactgatgtcTTGAAGGACCCTGATGCTAATGCTTGACACTTTCCGTAAGCCAGACTTCATGAAACAGTAGAACAATTATTTTCACGTAtctgttaatataaaaaaaagtttacttaAAATATTCCTGCATCTGTAAATATGCTTTATTGATGCACACTTGAAATAATCATTATATCCTCATGGAATCAAAGTCTCaactgtgtgttttatttttttttgcacgcAAGCTTTAAAATGTGGAGCTTTCAGCTAGTGTTGGTGCCTCTCGATATAATGTGTGAATAAAAACTGAATACCACACTAAAGTGGCACACTGGATTCATTTGAGATGTTGTGCAGATTATAATACCGTGCACTCTTTGATCATTAGTTTAATGAATGAGAGCTGGGgttcaaccctaatcaaacgcATCTGAACAAGCTCTTCAGGATTCCTAGCAGGTGAGTTTGGTtgcagctaaactctgcaggaaccTTCAGGGCCAGAGATAAGAAACACAATCATTGGCCAGCAGCGCCACGCCGCGGTTACTAATAAAACATGCACGTATCGTGTTCGTTTTGTCTGCATCTGAAAAGTTTTTAACATAAATTCTTCATCAATAATATGTCTGTCATTTTCTTCGACTAGATCCCCATATGTTTATCCATTGTCTTCATTTTGTAACACTTTGtagatttatttcactaaaagTAAACAAACATGACAAGAGGTGAAAGTGACGGAGAGTCCACAAAACTTACACGAATGAAATACGTGCAACTCAATGATTTTACTCAATTCTGTTCCCATTCGCTTCGAATCATAAATGTGGTCGTTATAAGAGTTTCTGTTCTGACCTGCATTAGAAGCTGCACGCGGTTCGTCGACGGTATGATGACAGGTAAGAGCTCATGCATTCACTTTTTCACTCAGTCACTAAGGCAAATATGCCAAAATTGTACATTTAGGGGTACAATGGCTGGGGCAGAACCAATAAAGGGACATCTGTATGCTTTATCTACCCTTAAAAGTTTGATAGTAGGGTACCGTCATGATGCAGTGACTGTCCTGAAGTCTGAGTGATGGGATTTATATTTCGGAGGACATTTACACTTGGTCTTTTCACGATCGAATAGCTATCAGAGCAAAtgcatgaagtgaccaggtgtaaacaggccctgAGGTATCTATTTCTTTTTGGGTGTTGGTGTAGTGAATGTTGCGCTACAGccgtcccgagttcgaatcccgaCTCGACAAACTTTCCCGATCCTGTCTCCCTATCTCTCCCACTCCTGACACCTCTACACTGTCCTGtactagttaaaaaaaaaaaaaaaaaaggtacaaaggtGTCCCTTTAAAGGTACTGTCCTTGTGACGAACCGTTGTAGCCTTGAATTTCTGCGCTTTCTTTCTGACGGTGCAGAAGCGATTTAAAATACCAGTGTTGAATCATTTCTCTGACTGAATTCATCTGACTCAGCTCAGAAATGAACAGCACAAAATTCACCAATAACTTTTACTATGAAGTGAGAGAGAATTCGGTGTAAAGTCTTGTTGATATGACAGTTTGCAGTTAAAGGAACACGTTTATTTATACgagtgaattatttaaatatgttcgGCTAGTGTTTCTATGCAATaggaactgaaaaaaaactggATTGTATTTAAAGTCTGTGAAAAGTTAATAGTATTAAAGtaattgctgtgtttttattaaatcatttgtAAATCAACACATTGTCTCAAGGAAATATTCTGACAGCTTTCAGGTCTGGCCCACATGCACAGCtgctttttgtgttttattcagaaTCAAGACGCCTTTTATGAGGCACATTCTCTTTGTTTTACTAAGGTCTGTGCTCTTTTAGTATTAATCCTACTGAACTAGTTTAGTTATACTGTAAGTGAAATCtgtcaaattaatttaactaggattcattcatattttacattaatattttaatcaaaattaaatgatcattaaaaattgtattaaaataattcagtgTATTCATTCAAATCTTTATtgtgtaatgtttaatgttactGATGCTCTGTCATGTAATtcagttgttttatttgataGCAGCACatatataatactgtataagACTAGTAtcctatatataatataatatatataactatGTATGTCCGATGTAGTTCAATTGTTAAAACAAATTCAAtccacaacatttatttattttgcatcaaaaatacaaatagaCATGAAATGTTCACCCCTTTAACAGCTGAATAACAATGCAATGTTCAGTGTCATAATGATaatgactgtctgtctgtgaaAATCTACTGGTTCATCAGAAAGTCACTGTAAACCTCCAAATGATTCAGTTTTTTTAACAACTTAAATGAAGCACACATTCaaattactaataataaaaggaaaaaatgttGTTTGGCAGTACAAAAGTGAAAGCTTACTGAGAGGCAGACAGTACTGGGAATATAAATGTCATCTTGAACACACAGTTGATTGAGACTGCGTGTGTAAATGCACATTATGCCACCAGAGGTCAGCATCAGCTTTCTGAGCATGGACTGGAGCTGTGCTACAGCAGAagctcttgtgtgtgtgtgtgtgtgtgtgtgtgtacaagttTACAAAAATGGACAATTGCAGCCTTTTGACTGAAACCACAGAAAGTCACATTTATTACTAAACAGCAAGAGCTCTGAAGCTGAAGTGTGCATGTGGCACTTTGTACTACAGAACAAAGAGAGCAGAACACAATGCATGACACAACATCCTAAAATGTGATTCTCAGgttaaaaaactttaaaaaaagcatatcTCTAGACCTTGTGTTTTTCTAAGAGATGCAGATTGGATGCACACAGTAATTGAGTGTGTCATTGATAGACATGAGGGCTTTGAAATATAGCTATTGACTCTTGAGCTCTTGGGCTCAGTTCATCTGAAAGTCCCTGCCTTCACGGCTCACTGTTTTCATCTGCTCACTTTGAAGAAATAAAACACAACGAGGCACTCTGGAAAAGAGAGACAGAATTTATATAATTCCAGGATCACTAGAAAATGACTTCCCATATTGAATCAATGGAAAACAAAGCAgctcatataatatttattattaaacagaCAGCCTAGAATGCGGATTGGTCCAAAAAGAAGCTAAAATGAAGATGCTGAAGATGCAGTAACTAATCACAACCATAAACAAAAGCACTTCCCATAAGAACATGTGTCTGTGTTTCACTTCTGCTCTTGTTTGTGTACCAATCTATTGTATGAAACTGTGTACTACAAATATAATACTCCGTCCGTGACTACTGTACACTCAGTATATAGCACATCCTCTCTTACAGTAGTTACACGCGCTCAGGACCtccaacatttacaaaaaaaaaacaacttcttTCACTGACACTTGAAAAAGATACACATagatttagtttttcttgaAACGGGGGTGGGGGGTATTCTAATCATGAAAAGCAGCGTCatacattaaaattttaatttactcTTTATTTAAGGAGCAATATTTATATCTTTGACTCTGTTTACCTAAATGCAGGCATATTTCATTCCATGTAAAATTGCCTCAAATATTTCACTTACGTTATCATTTCGATAATTAAGCTAAATAATCATGGCTGTTGATTACAGAACAATCAAATTAACATCAAATACAAAAGCTAGTAAAAGGCCAGTAAATATTACACAAGATATCATATCACAAAATGAAATACGTAATGACCAGCCTGGTTTTGATGATAGATCATTCGCTGTTGTGATGAAATCATTTTCAACTTTTAGAGTCGTcaggaatgttttattttcagggttttattctgttgttgttttcattaaaaGCTACTTCAGTATCTGCCTTAAATACAACATTATCAAATATTTCATGGCTGAAATGGGGTGTGCTATGCagacaaatgttttttatacatACCTACCTGCCTTTGTTATTGATTTCAAACACAAATTTATATGTGACAGCTCTGAGCCTGTTGTTTAATTGTCTGACAGCCCACACCCAGTCCCACAGAACCTACCCATAATGCCCTGCTACTAGCTCACACAGCTGATTAAATTTTAATGTCTTCTaaagtgatgtgtgtgtgtgtgagatggagagagagagctggTGTCACACGCCTGCATTGGGCCGCTGAACTCCAAACGCAGTGATGAAGACATTGATGACGACTATGATGAAGATGCAGCCTGTGGTGATGTTCTCTAAGATGTTCAGCCTGAGATGTTTCTGCTCGTCATTCAGGTTCCACTTCACTGCAATCAGCAACAATACACACGTCAGCACTGAACCCACAGAACAATCCAGTCCGACTCACATCAACAGTTTCTGTCCTACTGTATCCTCAGCACGGCCTGACAGACACtcacaaaatataaatacacttCATTACAAAACACAGCACACGATTCTCTGTGtaacacacaaatctaacaggaattagtgtttttcagctgcttacacacattttctaaagtttacacacaaatccaagaattgcacacaaaatatgtaaaatgcctcacatctcttgcaaaatgaagcactgcattcaaaatatcacaaacacatctcaaaagcaaacatttgcaaacacctttgccataatattaatccctgttagatttgtgtgtgttacagagagaattgtgtgttgtgttttgcaaaaagtgttttatgaaattgaaaacggactcaaaggctgagaattagtgtctggttttgcagatttggtgtgtgcttctgctgtttgagtgtcagctttcagaaactgtgtgacaagtaaagtttttgtgtgtaagcagctgaaaaaaactaatattacagcaaaggtgtttgcaaatgtttgcttttgagatgtgtttgtgatattttgaatgcagtgcttcattttgcaagagatgtgaggtattttgtattttgtgtgtgcagttcttggataaaaaaagaggcaaagttttgaaaatgtgtgaaagcagttgaaaaaaaaaatctgtatttggTTATCTGTTATTTCCTATGTTTCAAACAAACTTATAAAAACATAAGAATAAATCATGGTAAGCAAACCTACTCTGAGGTTTGAGGAGCAGAGCTACAAAACAATATTCTTTTAGCTTTTCTACTGCTAGTTAAAAAAAACCTAACGTCTGTCAGAACAGATGCTAAATACCACACAGTTTCCTCCCAGCAGACAGTAAAGCATCGCTGACTCTGTGTCGTGCGGACCGGACTCACAGGTTGAGCTCGCTGGTAAAGGCAACCCGTTTTTTGACCCAGACTACCCCTCCAGCTCGTTCAGATCTGTCTGCTCATCATAGATTAGATGTGGTCTGACAGAACGAAAGTGCTCTCTGCTGATGAGAGCCGCATTATCCACCAGAGCACTGACTGCTTTAATCAGGAAAAACACACCACTCCTCAACACAGGTAAAGCAGGCATGAGTATTGTTATTATAGATGACTGATTTATAATCATTGATAATCAAATTGTTGAAAACATGGTGAAAGAACATTTTCCAGAATGCTCTAATTTTCCCCAAATTCTAATGACAGTGTTTCTTTTAATAAGTTTGTAGTTTGGCATATGGTGGGCATTTTGTGGTGCTTTATGGCATAAAATGGGATTTAATGACTGTGTTAGAGAATAAATAGACATAATTAGTCAAAATGAATGAGAACTTGatgattattacaattttttacaatcatttttgcactaataacaaaaccttcatgtcatttttcaaaacacttaacacTTTTTCCAAATGCCTGGATGCAACACACATGAGTCAAAGATCTTttgttcattgaactaaaatcacAGGTTCAAAATGACACAACTTAATATCAaagtattactatttcaaaataCAACTCCCACATTACATCTGAAGtgagtatttattcatttattacaatGATCTAACTATCAATTGATACAACTGCTCAAAATGCTACATAACTGTTGCATTACTCTTACCGTTCACATTGATGGACTGCTCTGGACTCTCTCGACTTACCTGTGAAACTTACCCATTGCAAACAGAAATCCACTATAACTTGCTCACTCAACCGCATTTGGTCACTCTTGATTCTGCTTCCAAAGTTCCCTTCAATAAACCTGCTTGTTATTACTCACCAGTTGTGTTGGACCGTgttttgtgacagaagaccagaccatAACCGTCAACCAGATGGATCCCCATCCATCCACACCAGCGGAGGTCCTGGAGGAACTTGTCACCACTCTCCGGACATCCCTGGTTCCCCCAACACCTCCGCGATCTGCCTCTGTCAGTCCCATGGCCATGCCTgctaccttcacgggcgacgcAGCTGAGTGTGGCGGTTTCCTCCTCCAAGTGGCGCTGTATTTGGAAATGCAGCCCCA is a window encoding:
- the LOC131545227 gene encoding sushi domain-containing protein 3 isoform X1 translates to MAFSSASEAVMGDWSSVRNQTGQCAPLLSPVVGTLKLVSGDGKSVGSVMSLQCPSRHRAVSGGQMSCVWSSNKTHWSGGTPECKPLSRFEDEGFRLAILVSFISLAIILVMSIIFITSCLVRHVKREERRKMERARKTGASELWQQIDVEGAELQREVLHSQKTTNHNNNNNNSSRGERPHTDKHVYGHGDLLTACRCLQQGKPCPPSIRPSQFSLILSPPTDYLINTHMGPVEAHGVFPVPRGAAGDRHFCRPLHDPLWNRPHLYSPHPPPVQMMSI
- the LOC131545227 gene encoding sushi domain-containing protein 3 isoform X2, whose product is MSLQCPSRHRAVSGGQMSCVWSSNKTHWSGGTPECKPLSRFEDEGFRLAILVSFISLAIILVMSIIFITSCLVRHVKREERRKMERARKTGASELWQQIDVEGAELQREVLHSQKTTNHNNNNNNSSRGERPHTDKHVYGHGDLLTACRCLQQGKPCPPSIRPSQFSLILSPPTDYLINTHMGPVEAHGVFPVPRGAAGDRHFCRPLHDPLWNRPHLYSPHPPPVQMMSI